Proteins from a genomic interval of Nostoc sp. TCL240-02:
- a CDS encoding B12-binding domain-containing radical SAM protein: MNVLLLYPLFPKSFWSFEKTLALLDRKAMLPPLGLVTVAAILPQEWEYKLVDRNVRACTEAEWAWADLVIMSAMIVQKEDLLCQILEAKRRGKRVAVGGPFPTALPDEMTSAGVDYLILDEGEITLPLFVAAIARGDRTGIFRSGGEKPDVTNTPTPRFDLLEFEAYAEMSVQFSRGCPFQCEFCDIIVLYGRKPRTKTPEQLLAELDYLYKLGWRRSIFMVDDNFIGNKRNVKLFLKSLLPWMVEHNYPFSFATEASVDLAQDQELMDLMVACNFGAVFLGIETPDEESLTFTQKYQNTRDSLSDAVNRITRSGLRVMAGFIIGFDGEKVGAGARIVKFVEQTAIPTALFSMLQALPDTALWHRLEKEGRLRNKSANINQTTLMNFVPTRPLEDIAREYVQAFCDLYDPERFLERTYKHFRLLGEATYPKKGKAAKKPLNWKVLRAFLIICWRQGVRRQTRWQFWRYLWSMYQHNRGGISSYLAVCAQIEHFLEYRQIVRDQIEAQVAEFLEAEARVKPEAQVMVNS, translated from the coding sequence ATGAACGTTTTACTTCTATACCCCCTTTTTCCAAAAAGTTTTTGGTCTTTTGAAAAAACACTGGCTTTATTAGACCGTAAAGCAATGCTACCGCCTTTAGGCTTGGTAACTGTAGCCGCGATATTACCTCAAGAATGGGAGTATAAGCTAGTAGATCGAAATGTTCGTGCCTGTACGGAAGCAGAGTGGGCTTGGGCAGATTTGGTTATTATGTCGGCGATGATTGTGCAAAAAGAGGATTTGCTCTGTCAGATATTAGAAGCAAAACGCAGAGGTAAACGGGTAGCTGTGGGTGGGCCTTTCCCGACAGCGTTACCAGATGAAATGACATCCGCCGGAGTAGATTATTTGATATTGGACGAAGGGGAAATTACCCTACCTTTATTTGTAGCAGCGATCGCACGGGGCGATCGCACAGGTATCTTTCGCTCTGGCGGTGAAAAACCAGATGTTACCAACACTCCCACCCCTCGCTTTGACTTGTTAGAGTTTGAAGCTTATGCAGAAATGTCGGTGCAATTTTCCCGTGGATGTCCCTTCCAGTGTGAATTCTGCGACATTATTGTGCTGTATGGCCGCAAACCCCGCACCAAAACCCCAGAACAACTATTAGCAGAACTTGATTATCTCTACAAACTGGGTTGGCGGCGCAGTATTTTTATGGTGGATGACAACTTCATTGGTAATAAGCGGAATGTTAAATTATTTTTGAAGTCTCTTCTGCCGTGGATGGTAGAACATAACTATCCCTTTTCTTTTGCTACAGAAGCCTCAGTTGATTTAGCCCAAGATCAAGAACTGATGGATTTGATGGTAGCGTGTAATTTTGGAGCCGTTTTTCTGGGAATTGAAACCCCCGACGAAGAAAGTCTCACTTTCACTCAGAAATACCAGAATACCAGAGACTCGCTCAGTGATGCGGTGAATAGAATTACCCGCTCAGGGTTGCGAGTTATGGCAGGCTTTATCATTGGATTTGATGGCGAGAAAGTAGGAGCCGGGGCGCGAATTGTCAAGTTTGTTGAGCAAACAGCAATTCCCACCGCCTTATTTAGTATGCTGCAAGCGCTTCCAGATACAGCCCTTTGGCATCGATTAGAAAAGGAAGGACGACTCCGCAATAAATCAGCCAACATCAACCAAACTACGTTGATGAACTTTGTCCCAACTCGACCGTTAGAAGACATCGCTCGTGAATATGTGCAGGCATTCTGTGATTTGTATGACCCAGAGCGGTTTTTGGAGCGTACATACAAACACTTCCGGCTTTTGGGCGAAGCAACCTATCCGAAAAAAGGGAAAGCTGCTAAGAAACCATTGAACTGGAAAGTACTCCGAGCGTTTCTAATCATTTGCTGGCGGCAGGGTGTACGTCGTCAGACGCGCTGGCAATTCTGGCGTTATCTATGGAGTATGTATCAACATAATCGCGGTGGAATTAGTAGCTATTTAGCCGTTTGTGCCCAAATTGAACATTTCTTAGAGTATCGCCAAATTGTCCGGGATCAAATTGAGGCTCAAGTGGCTGAATTTTTGGAAGCAGAAGCTAGGGTAAAACCTGAAGCGCAAGTGATGGTTAATTCCTAG